From the Candidatus Zixiibacteriota bacterium genome, the window GCCGATGCGGCTGCTATGCGGTGTCTTGTGGTAGGAGGAGTTTTCCCTTGAAAACAGACTTCTGTAGTGTATATTAGTTGGTTCGGAGGCCGTGGTTTGAGTTTCAACGTCGGGAGATATATATGATCAGCACATCTGATTTTCGTAAGGGCATGAGGATCGCGATCGATGGACAGCCATATAATATTGTCGACTTTCAGCATGTCAAAATGGGCAGAGGCGGAGCCAACGTCAAGACAAAGCTGAAGAATATCAAGACCGGTCAGGTTATTGAAAGGACGTTTTCCGGTGGAACGCAGTTCGATCAGCCTGATTTCGCGGACAAGGTCATGCAGTACATGTACAACGACGAATCCGACTGGTTTTTCATGGACAGCAGTACATTCGATCAGGTGGCTATATCCAAGGATAAACTCGACAGCACCATCTGGTATCTCCAGGAAGACCATGAGTATCACATACTCTTCTTCGAAGGCGAGCCTATATCGGTTGATCTGCCTCCCGCAGTCGTGCTCGACGTCACCGAGGCGGAACCCGCTATCAAGGGCGACACTGTAAGCAATGTCATGAAGGGCGCAACTGTTGAAACGGGGTTGTCGGTGAAAGTCCCGATGTTTGTCAAAGTTGGCGACAAGATCAAGATTGACACACGCGAAGGCAAGTACATCGAAAGAGCGTAGGAGCCCTCTTGGATCTAACCGACCTAAACGCCTCAAGCTACATAGGTACCGATGAGTCTGGCAAGGGGGATTATTTTGGACCACTTGTCGTAGCTGCTGTTCTCGCCACAGCCGAAAACAGAGAAAGGCTTCTGTCTCTTGACGTAAAGGACTCAAAGCGAGTCGCTGATAAGAAGGCGAGACGGATTGCCGAGGCCATCACTGCTGAAATCCCATGTTCGATCGTTGCAATCGGTCCCGAGAAGTACAACGAGCTCTATTCAAAGATCAGAAACCTGAATCGTTTGCTGGCGTGGGGGCATGCGAGGGCAATAGAGAATCTGCTCGATAGTTGCGAGGCTTTGCTCGCTGTAACGGATCAATTCGGTGATCCGAAATATGTCGAGAGCGCTTTGATGAAGAAGGGACGAAGTGTGAAACTGGTTCAGGAAACGAAGGCTGAAAAACATATCGGTGTGGCGGCAGCATCGATTGTAGCCCGTGCAAGATTCCTGGAGTATCTCGACAGGTTTGCTTCAGAATATCAAATGACATTTCCCAAGGGAGCCGGATCGAACGTCGATAATGCCGCTGCAGATTTCTGCCGGAAGTACTGCTACGATGATTTGGACAAAGTAGCAAAGCTCCATTTCAAGAACTCGCAGAAGGTGAAGGCTCTCCTGTAATCTTGTCTGCTCTCATCTGAGGGCTTGTTGATAAACCCCGACTATCATCATTGCGAGCGAAGCGTGGCAATCTCTGTGATTCACAATAGCATTGATTGACGGAGAGATCGTCACGTCACTTCGTTCCTCTCGATGACGAGGTTTGGCGCGCTGTGGGCTGTTTCAACAAGCCATTGAGCAGTAACACCATTGCCGGACAATATACGGCTATCGATCATGAGCTGCAGTGGTCTACTCAGGACAATTCGAACCCCTCTGATTTTCGAAGAAAGGATAGTGCTCTCTCCTACAATCTTCACAGAGTGCATGAGAGAACATGGCATCCGAATGTTCCTGAATGTACGATTCCATCTGCCGCCACGTTTGAGTATCATCGCGAATTCTCTTGCAGTGCATACAAATGGGTAGAAGCCCCTGGAGTCTTTTGACATGCGCTAATGCTTCTTCGAGTTCGCATATTTTTTGCTCCAACTGATGACTATGATCTTCAATTTGCTTCTGCAAGTCCCTCTTCTCAAGCGCATTGTGTATGGCGCGATAGAGGCTTTTGCTCGACAATGTGCCTTTCACCAGGTAGTCATACGCCCCCGATTGCATAGCCGTTACAGCGACTTCTTCGTTTCCTTGCCCAGTCAACATTATTACGGGGCAGTCAACGTTGTTCTGTCTGATACGTTTCAGAGCTTCCAATCCGGAATCAGCTCCCAGGAGGTAATCGAGGAGAATAATTTCGACATCGTGATCATCGAGTTTCTGCAGTCCTTCCTCGATGTTTCGCGCCTTGATGCACTCTACCTGCCACTCCTCAATATTCTCGAGATAGCGCCGACAGATGGCGATATCTCCCGAGTCATCATCGATAACGAGTACTGTCAAGCGGGTTTTAGACATGATTAATCCTTGTTGTTAGGTAGTACGACAATTTGGAACCAGTACTCCTCCAGTTTATCTATCAGAGAGATCAAATTCTGCATGGTCACCGGCTTTGTGATATAGGAATTCACTCCAAGATCATAAGCGCGAAGAATATCTTCCTCCTGCTGCGAAGTTGTCAGCACCACAATAGGTATGCTACGAAGATTGGGGGTTGCCTTCACTTCCTTTATGACCCCCCTTCCGTCGATCTTAGGCATATTTAGATCGAGCAGAATCAAGTCAGGTCTGGGCGCCGTGTCCACACCGGAATATGCCCCTCGTTTGTGCAGATAGTCGAGCGCCTGTTCGCCATCCCCGACTATGTGCAGATCATTTCTGATCTTGTTACTGGCGAACGCGCGGCGGATCAATTCCTGGTCGCCTAAGTCGTCTTCTGCGAGCAAGATGATCGCAGGTTTTCCCTGGAAGTCTCGCATGTTGAATCCTCCTCTCTCAGCGGCCGTTCACTGAGAGTGAATCTGAAATGAGCACCCTTTTGAAATTCCGAATTTACCCAAATCGTTCCACCGTGCAGTTCCACAATCTTGCGACAGATTGCAAGGCCGATTCCAGTACCTTTGTACTCCTGTTGTCCGTGCAGTCTCTTGAATGCCTGAAATATCTGATCCGCGTACTTCGGGTCTAATCCGATTCCGTTGTCTCTCACGCCATAAACGGTTGCCCCATCGACCTCTTCACATGTCACGTGAATGACTGGTGACACGCCAGAACTGAACTTCAAGGCATTGCCGATCAGATTCTGAAATAGACCGATCAGAGCCGTTTCGTCTCCCCAGACTTCCGGCAGATCGTCGAAGACAAATTGCACCTTTTTTTCATGGAGTAAGACGCTAAGAGAATCGAGTGCACAATCGACGCAGTGTCTTAGTGAGATTCGTTCGAACTTGTATGCCTTGCGCCCGAGTCTCGAAAGTTCCAGCAGGCTGTTGACCAGCACCTGCATTCTGTCTGCTGCATCGATCATGAAATTGACGTCTTCGCACACTCTTGGCGGCAGGTTATCTCCCAGATCGTCGCGAAGGAGACCGCCGAATGCGATGATCTTTCTCAGCGGTTCCTGTAGGTCGTGACTGGCGAAGTATGTGAATTCATCCAGTGCCTGCACCCTAGTGACCAGCTCTTGATTCAACGATTTCAACTCAGCAGTCCGTTCTTGTACTCGTGCCTCCAATACATCGTGTGCTTGTTGCAGTCCAATCTCTGCAAGCTTGCGGTCTGTGATGTCTCGATCCACGCCTCTGTAGCCTCTGAATTCACCGGACTGCTCATACACCGGCATCCCGTTCGTCTCAAGTACTACGGCAGTTCCATTCTTGCGAAGATTTGTGTTTTCCAGCATTCTGATTGGTTCTTTATTGGCTACCAGTTGGCCAAATATACCGGCCACTCGACGAGCTTCTTCGTCGGGCATTAATTGAAAAGGTGTCTTGCCCAAGATCTCATCCGGGGAGTAGCCCAAAATGTCCGCTACTTGCGGGCTGCAGTAGGTATAAACTCCATTCTGATCCACTTCCCAAATCCAGTCGCAGGTGGTTTCTACCAGTGGTCTGAACTTCTCTCTCGATTCTACCAGGGCCGCTTGCGTCAGTCTGCGTTCGCCCACTTCACGTCTGAATTCCTTCCACCGCCTGAAAGAAAAGACTAGCATTCCTGCCACCAAGACCATGAACGCGACAGCAAGCTCATGTGTATCCCAAGCTTCATTGGAGAAGTGAAAACGGTGGATGTACTCTGCTATCTCTAACGAGAATGTTATGTACAGGACCGGAATGCATATTGCCAATATTAGGACAATATCCCTAAATGACTGATTCCCGTTCCACAGGTTCTTTAATCTTCGATCAATCAATCTCTGCCTACCAGGTGAAAAGTTGGCCCATTTCCTCTGTGAGACCTGCTCATCAGTCGAATTGACAGGCAGCAGGCTCCCCTTTGTTCTCTTTATCGCAGCAGTTCCCTGTGGGGGCAGCTACACGACATACGCTTGTGGCGGAATTCCAGGCACTGGATATGAAAGCCGCCCCCTATTTGTACATTAAGTTGTCGGAACATTGACAATACTCTTTACATCTGAAGGCTGTTTTGTAGCGTCGTTTCAAAGTGTAACAGAGCATTGCCGGCAATATCGTGATTCGCAATTCTCAGTCAGCAGGAATCATCGTTCTATAGGTCTAACGCTCAGGTAAAATATGTATATGCGAAGCAAGTGCTCATCTTTTTCGTCTATGTCTCTTCTTGACAAACCAGCGCATGACGTCTTCATTGCATAACCAAGAAATTGCTCTCTTGAAGATTTTATGGAATATGGAGAAGATTCAGTGATTTCTTCGTGCACTATCCTGAATGAGATTGCCACTGACAACTTATCTGGTGCGTCAGCAATCTATCTGAAGGCGATCGACTATTTGAAAGCCATTCTCCGAGAGGCAGAAGGGCGTTCCGCAACTCAACTTCCACAAATCCTTCGCGAGGCAGGCAAGGAGCTGATCGCGGCGCAGGATGCGATGGCGCCTCTGTACAATCTGACTGCAGAAGTCATCAACTGTGCCGACATGGCAGATCCTCCGGTTGGAATGAATTCGAGGCTGACGGAACTGCTCGACAAGCTAACTGACAGTGACAGAAGTGCGATAGCCGCCGCCGCTGAGAGGGCTATCCCGCTGATCGGGAAGGGCTCCGTGATTCTGACAATAAGCTACTCGGCGGCGGTCAGAGAGTTGATCCTCCGTCATCCCGACCGCAACTCTCTTAAAGTGGTCGTGCCGGAGAGTCGACCTATGTGCGAAGGTAAGCAGCTAGCAAAGGATCTCGGCAGTGCGGGCGTTAGTACGGTTCTAATCGCAGACATGGCATTCGGAAGTTATCTCAGTGATGTTGACTGCTTCGTGTGTGGCGCGGATGCGGTAACCGAGAAGTATATTGTCAACAAGATCGGAACCGCCGCGATTTGCAGGGCAATCGAAGCATCCGGCAGGTCGACAATCGCAGTTTTCAGCGAGAATAAGGTGATATCAAGCGATGTTTTTAGGTTCTCCCCGGACTATCACCCCAGGGAGGAACTGACTCTTGACAGCATTCCAAACTGCGTCGTGGAGAATTGCTATTTTGAAAAAGTCCCTCTCAGTTCTTTCACGTACCTCGTATCCAACAGTACCCTCCACACGCCTGAGACTTTGCAGAAATTCATCGAGCAGTATCGCTTCCCCACGGGTGTTCTATAGTTCACATCTGTTTCATAACGAAACCGGGCTGTTCGATCACTGTTTTCGGGTGAAGCTGATCCCGCCCATTTGCTCAATTATCAATCACTAAGTGACGATAACATACATGTTGGAATGCAACTTGGAATGCAACTTCGGAGGAGTGGATGAGCGAACTCGTGTTGAGCGCAGCATTTGTGGTGCTCGTTACCGGCACCGTCACGATTTTCCTTAATCATGACAAGTATCCCGGTCTGACAAGAGAGTCCTGGAACAGGCTTTCGATTGGCCTGAGTCTCTTGTGTGTTGCGACCGCAGTCCCTCTTTTTCAGCTTCTATCACCCGCGAACAGCTTAGGCCTTCCGGGCGACAACCTGCCAGCGTTGATCGCAGTCGCCATATCTCTGTTGGGAGGAGCTTTGTCGACCGCATCGGGGCTTGCGCTTTGGGTGCCGAGACTGCTGAAATCCGCATCACGATACGATAAGTTTGAAGAGCTGGCTGAGCTGACCTCAAAGATTGAGCCTGTAGGTCACGGCAATCTCTCCAGCGGCGGCATTGTGAAGGAAGCGTCTGAGCATCTTTTTGAGAGGGTGAAACCTCGGCAACTCGTGTACTTCGAATGGAATCATACGGCGGAAACACTTGATCCCGTCGTTAGTCATCCGATCGAATGTAATGCTCTGCAACTGCCATTATCTGAGATCGAAGACGTTGACTGGCTGCGTGAAGCTGTTGTCGACATTTCTGCAGGCCGCAGTCACGGAACGGGCGCCCTGTCTGATCGATACAGTGATTCTTCGTTGAGATGGGCAAGTGGCAGAATTGCAGTTTCTATTCCAGTCTGCTCAGGCGAAAGACTGCTGGGTGTAGTTGTGATGACTTTTGACGATGAGGACTCGATCTATGCCGGATATAGCGATGTCATGATGTCTGCGGCGAGAATGATCGGTAATGCGCTGGAAAAGTCTGCCTTGTGCGACGACATCGTGAATATCGTCTGTCTCTCGGATGCTCACGCCCGGCTTAACCGACTGGCAATCGAGGCTGATGATCTGACAGATCTGATGACAACGGGAGGCGCATTACTGAAAATGTTCGTGCCATACGACATGTTGTCGGTGAGCGTCCTTGACCCGAACATAACTATGATGCGGCGATACTCGGTGACAGAATCCGGCAACCGCGTTTCTGAGAAAGGGCTGTCACTTCCAATTGATGATACATTCGTCAAGCACGTCGCAACAACACGAAAACATGAGATACAGACCAGTCTGAGTGGCATCAAGTATCGCGATGATGCCTGGTTGTCGAAATGCGGTTTCGATGCAAGATTGTCACTCCCGATTTTGATGAATAACCGAGTGGTTGGTGTGCTGTCTTTCCTTTCGCTCACGGCGGAGAAGTACAGTACCGGATCCGCCAAGCACGCTGATCTTCTGGCCGATGTTTTCTCAGTAGCCATATCGAACCAACTGGCTCGGGAGAAGTATGCATTGCACGTGCAGAGAGTTGCGAATCTGCGCGAGCTTTATAAGAGTGCTATTTCGGAGAGTGACAGTAACGAATTCCTAAGCAAGTTCGCGGAGAAGGTCACGGCGCTGATGCCGATGACGTATTGCCGGCTTTCACTGCTTAGCAATCGGCGCAGAAGTCTGGTATTGCTCCACGATCACAGTAGAAGATCGAATACTGGAATCGCCCGCACCGGAGAGAGGCAGATTCATCTGGATAGTGCTCCGATTCACCTTCGAGCCATCGAAGCTGGCGAGACAATTGTGATGAATCTGGATGATGCCGATCAGGTCGTCAGCCCGGAAGAACTTGCTATGTCCTTTCCTGAGGGAGTGAAATCGATCCTGTTGGTGCCTCTGCAAATCGAGGGGGAAGTACGCGGGATAATGTCCCTTGGAGAGATGAGAGGATGGGACCGATGTCCTATCAGCGATAGGGATGTTGCATTTGCCGAGATGATTGGAATTTGCGGCAGCCTGGCACTCAAGATTGCAGATCATCCCACTGCGGGTACGTTGCCCGGCAGGTTTGACTTCGACAGTCGCAGAGCGGCAACGGCTCTGCCATCACTGTACTATAATCGAAGGCTCTCCGGACCTCTATCGTCAATCGTCGGAGCTGCTGAGCTCATGGAGCGGAATCTACCCGAGACAGACAGCCCTTTGATGATGTGTGTGAGGACAATCAGACGAAATGCGTATAGCGCGATGAAAGCATTCAATGATTTCAGAGAATATGAAAACTCGGCACGATAGCCCATCGTCCAAAGGGTTGCACATAGTCCTCGCCTGCGAGACGCCCGGCTTCGACGGATCATTGAAGTCTGAACTGGAGGTGTTAGGGCATGACGTGAGCGAAGTCACATCAACTGCTGAGACCATGGCTCGACTCAGCGCTGGAACGGCAGACGTATTGGTCACGGATTTGAATATGACAAGATCATTTGGCTTAATGCAAATATGCAAGTCACTGAGACGGGACTGTAAGAGAATCGTGGCGACATCGTGGGGGCAGATCCTGAACGACCCTGACGCCTGTTTATACGGAGCCGATTTCGTCATCTCGTCTTCCTGTAATGCCGAGGATTTGATGTCTAAGGTAGACTTAACAAAAAACAAGAGTTGAACTTTCCGACAGGAATGTAACTTGAATATCCCAAAAGAAATTAGCATTCCATTTGGTGATAGCTCACAGAAGACTGTGGATGCGCTTAACACGCTTCTCAAGCAGGTCGCGATATCATACGAGTCCGATTATGTCACAATCTGCAGCGTGGAGCGCCTTGGCGTTTCCTGTTCCGATCGCAGCGTGGACTTCCTGGTGGCTGGAGTTGACGTCGATCACTATGCCATCGCGGAGGTCATTCATCGCGCCTGTAGACGCAATGAGAAGCGGTCAATTCAATATATCGCAGACATTAAAGACAGTAATCTGAGCGACATCGACGCTGTGCAGACTTCGGGAGTCAAGTCTGCGGTTGTAATGCCGCTCAGACTTGCATCTGTAAGAGATGCGTCTCTTGTATTGCTCTGGTTCCGGGCGTCGAAAGATATCGATCCTCAGGAACTTGAAAACATCATATTCTATGGTCGTTTGGTTGAGATCCTCTGCGACAACAGCGTCGTGGTGAAAACTAGCGAGGAGCAGGCCAATCGACTATCCGCTCTGGTCGAGTTGTCGACTACCATATATTCATCTCTGAATTATCAAGTTGTTCTCGATAAGGTGATAGACTTGGCAACATCACTCGTGTCGGCGAGCTATGCCACGATCTATCTGATTGACAGGAGTGCTAATGATCTGGAGCCGCTCCTGACCAACGCAGAGCAGAAGCATGACTCGATTATGGCTAGACATTTGCCACTGGGCAAGGGAGCGCCGGGCCAGGCCGCAGCACTAAGCGAGGGTGTTATAGTCAACGGTTTGACATCTGATCATCCGGAGTCGGAAGTTCGTGAGAACGGATCAGAGATTGCCGTACCTCTCATACACTCGGGCAAGACTATCGGTGTGCTGAGTATTCGACGAGAGTCGGGGATCCTCTTCACTCTCGAAGATCTTCAGTTTCTGTCTATCTTCGCGAGGCAGTCGGCGGATGTGATTGAGAATGCCAGGATGTTCAGGGATCTGCAAGTGGCCTACAACAAGCTATCGCTTACACAAGACCAGATGGTAGAAACTGAGAAGCTTCGAGTACTTGGAGAGATGGCCTGCGGAGTCGCACATGACTTCAACAACAGTCTGGGTGCGATTCTCGGTAGAGCCGAGCTTCTGCAGCGAAAGGTCAGTGATCCGGAGATTATCAAAGGCCTCAGAGAGATTGAGAAGCTTGCTTTGCAGGGTGCGGAGACGGTCAGGCGTACCCAGGAGTTCGCTCGAGTTCGAAGTAAGGCTGTTAAAAAACGCGTGATGATCAACGAAGTTATCGAAGATGCTGTTGAGACAACAAAGCCGCTCTGGAAAGAGCAGGCACAGCTCAATCTCGTCGAGATTGAAGTGACGACAGACCTGAGGGCCAAGAATCCGGTGGCCGGTTCACGCGGGGATCTGGTCGACACTATGGCAAACATGATCCAGAACTCCGTTGAGGCATTGCCGAACGGCGGTCGAATAAGTATCAAAACGTATGACCGAAATGACGAGGTCGTTGTCGAAATAGTCGACGATGGCGTCGGTATGGCACCTGCTGTCCGTGACAGAGTGTTCTATCCATTCTTTACATCGAAAGGCAGGGGTAAGACCGGATTGGGAATGAGTGTGGCATACGGCGTGCTCACCAGGCATCAGGCGGCAGTCGAAATAGAGTCCGAGGAGGGAGCCGGAACACGCATTGAAATAATCTTCCCGGCCCGTCCCGAACTAGCCGAGTCCATTACTAAGAAGATTCGGATCGGTATCTCCAAGGACCTGAATATTCTGCTCGTAGATGACGACGAGGACCTTCTGAGTGTTGTATCTGAATTGATTTCTGCACTTGGACATAAGGTTGTTACCGCACCGGAAGGCATCGAGGCTCTTGCCCGGTTTGACGAGAAGGCATTCGACATGGTCATTACCGATCTTGGACTTCCCGGTATGTCGGGATGGGATATTGCCAATGCGGTGCGTCTTCGCAAACCGGAAACCCCGGTGATTCTCATTTCCGGATGGGGAGCACAGATTGCTGAAGCCGACATCGCCAAGTACCAGGTGGATCTGGTTTTATCAAAGCCCTTCTCGCTCAAGCAGCTTGAGGAATCGATCTGGACTGTGCTCAGTGCAAAGACTACCGACGCCCAGTTGCGCTAGCAGTCATTTGACTGTGTGACAGAGGGGAAAACTGACCCTGTGGATCAGCAGACAGAATTGACTCACGTCAACGCGAACGCGCAGGAGGTGATAATCACCCTCGATAAGATCGGTGGCGAACATTCAGGAAGGTTGTTAGCGGGATATCTCCACTTTTCTGATGAAGGAATACGGCGCAAGGCGGCTGCGGCCGTAGGCAGCAATGGTGACACCAGCACACTTCCTCACCTCATCGATCTCTTCAATAATGAGCCGGAGATGAGAGTCTAACTCGCTCCGATTCTGGCGCATATTGGTGGAGAGGGCGTCATCGATGTTCTGGGAGAGATTCTTGAGAGACGGCAAGGATTCTTCAAACAGGTGCTGACCAAGAGCGGGGAAGAGGAGAAAGTGGCAGCAGTTTCGGCCCTCTCCCGGATAGTCAGCCAGAAGAATCTTGTGAAGTTGCGAGAGTTCAAACGTGTCTACGGCTCCGGATTCCGGGGTTCTATTGGTTCGAATGACCTGTCCGCAGCTCTCGATAAGGCGATTCGCCGCCTGGAAGATAAATTAAGGACTGGACAGAATCATAGTTAGATACGTTATTTGTATGACTGATAGAGATAGATATGACTCGATATTTCAAAACCACATTCGTTCTCGCTATTGCTTTAATCTGTAGTCATACTTCTGCAATACAGGCTCAGCACTATTTCGGGAAGAACAAGATACAGTACTCGCAACTTGACTGGCGAGTTTTGGAAACGGATCATTTCAATATCTACTATTACAGGGGTGAAGATGAACTGGCACGCATAGCTGCGTTCAGCATCGAGCGGAGCTATCGTGTGCTCGAGGACAAATTCAAGTGTCCGCTTGATGATCGCGTTCCGGTCATAGTCTACAGCTCACCGAATTACTTCGGCCAAACAAATGTAATCCCGCAGATTCTGCCGGAAAACGTGGCGGGCTTCACGGAGTATTTCAAAGGCAGAGTAGTGGTGCCGTATGACGGCTCCTATTTCCTTTTCGACCGTGTCCTCAGGCACGAGTTGGTACATGTATTCACTTTCAA encodes:
- a CDS encoding response regulator, which translates into the protein MNIPKEISIPFGDSSQKTVDALNTLLKQVAISYESDYVTICSVERLGVSCSDRSVDFLVAGVDVDHYAIAEVIHRACRRNEKRSIQYIADIKDSNLSDIDAVQTSGVKSAVVMPLRLASVRDASLVLLWFRASKDIDPQELENIIFYGRLVEILCDNSVVVKTSEEQANRLSALVELSTTIYSSLNYQVVLDKVIDLATSLVSASYATIYLIDRSANDLEPLLTNAEQKHDSIMARHLPLGKGAPGQAAALSEGVIVNGLTSDHPESEVRENGSEIAVPLIHSGKTIGVLSIRRESGILFTLEDLQFLSIFARQSADVIENARMFRDLQVAYNKLSLTQDQMVETEKLRVLGEMACGVAHDFNNSLGAILGRAELLQRKVSDPEIIKGLREIEKLALQGAETVRRTQEFARVRSKAVKKRVMINEVIEDAVETTKPLWKEQAQLNLVEIEVTTDLRAKNPVAGSRGDLVDTMANMIQNSVEALPNGGRISIKTYDRNDEVVVEIVDDGVGMAPAVRDRVFYPFFTSKGRGKTGLGMSVAYGVLTRHQAAVEIESEEGAGTRIEIIFPARPELAESITKKIRIGISKDLNILLVDDDEDLLSVVSELISALGHKVVTAPEGIEALARFDEKAFDMVITDLGLPGMSGWDIANAVRLRKPETPVILISGWGAQIAEADIAKYQVDLVLSKPFSLKQLEESIWTVLSAKTTDAQLR
- the efp gene encoding elongation factor P → MISTSDFRKGMRIAIDGQPYNIVDFQHVKMGRGGANVKTKLKNIKTGQVIERTFSGGTQFDQPDFADKVMQYMYNDESDWFFMDSSTFDQVAISKDKLDSTIWYLQEDHEYHILFFEGEPISVDLPPAVVLDVTEAEPAIKGDTVSNVMKGATVETGLSVKVPMFVKVGDKIKIDTREGKYIERA
- a CDS encoding PAS domain S-box protein, which translates into the protein MIDRRLKNLWNGNQSFRDIVLILAICIPVLYITFSLEIAEYIHRFHFSNEAWDTHELAVAFMVLVAGMLVFSFRRWKEFRREVGERRLTQAALVESREKFRPLVETTCDWIWEVDQNGVYTYCSPQVADILGYSPDEILGKTPFQLMPDEEARRVAGIFGQLVANKEPIRMLENTNLRKNGTAVVLETNGMPVYEQSGEFRGYRGVDRDITDRKLAEIGLQQAHDVLEARVQERTAELKSLNQELVTRVQALDEFTYFASHDLQEPLRKIIAFGGLLRDDLGDNLPPRVCEDVNFMIDAADRMQVLVNSLLELSRLGRKAYKFERISLRHCVDCALDSLSVLLHEKKVQFVFDDLPEVWGDETALIGLFQNLIGNALKFSSGVSPVIHVTCEEVDGATVYGVRDNGIGLDPKYADQIFQAFKRLHGQQEYKGTGIGLAICRKIVELHGGTIWVNSEFQKGAHFRFTLSERPLREEDSTCETSRENLRSSCSQKTT
- the rnhC gene encoding ribonuclease HIII, with translation MDLTDLNASSYIGTDESGKGDYFGPLVVAAVLATAENRERLLSLDVKDSKRVADKKARRIAEAITAEIPCSIVAIGPEKYNELYSKIRNLNRLLAWGHARAIENLLDSCEALLAVTDQFGDPKYVESALMKKGRSVKLVQETKAEKHIGVAAASIVARARFLEYLDRFASEYQMTFPKGAGSNVDNAAADFCRKYCYDDLDKVAKLHFKNSQKVKALL
- a CDS encoding response regulator encodes the protein MRDFQGKPAIILLAEDDLGDQELIRRAFASNKIRNDLHIVGDGEQALDYLHKRGAYSGVDTAPRPDLILLDLNMPKIDGRGVIKEVKATPNLRSIPIVVLTTSQQEEDILRAYDLGVNSYITKPVTMQNLISLIDKLEEYWFQIVVLPNNKD
- a CDS encoding response regulator, translated to MSKTRLTVLVIDDDSGDIAICRRYLENIEEWQVECIKARNIEEGLQKLDDHDVEIILLDYLLGADSGLEALKRIRQNNVDCPVIMLTGQGNEEVAVTAMQSGAYDYLVKGTLSSKSLYRAIHNALEKRDLQKQIEDHSHQLEQKICELEEALAHVKRLQGLLPICMHCKRIRDDTQTWRQMESYIQEHSDAMFSHALCEDCRREHYPFFENQRGSNCPE
- a CDS encoding HEAT repeat domain-containing protein, translated to MDQQTELTHVNANAQEVIITLDKIGGEHSGRLLAGYLHFSDEGIRRKAAAAVGSNGDTSTLPHLIDLFNNEPEMRV